AGGGTTGATATCGGTTTTCAGGCGACCCTTCCTCTTGATTATGCAAACAGGAGGCGTAAAATATCAAAAAATTACACAATAAAACAAATCCCAACACAACACATCATGAACCGTCTGCTCCAACACGCATTTACCCCCAATCAAGCCACATCAATAGGTCTGCTTGCCGTAGCCTTTTGGAGTTCCGTCGTCGGATTGATACGCGCCTTGAGTCTGCACATGGGTGCGGTCGGCGGCGCGGCGGTGATGTACAGCCTTTCCACTTTGTTGCTCTTGGCTATTTTCGGATTGCCGAATCTGCGGCAGTTCAGCCGCAGCTACCTTTTCTGGGCAAGCATTTTTTTTCGTCGGCTGCGAATTGTGCCTGTCTCTTTCCATCGGTTTTGCCGACAACGCACGCCAAGCGGTCGAAGTCGGCATGGTCAATTATCTTTGGCCGACGTTTACCATCATCGGCGCAGTTTGGTTTAACAAGCAGCCGGCAAAATGGTGGATAGGCATAGGCTTTGCCCTTTCGTTTATAGGTATCGCGATCGTTTTAGGCGGTGACGGTGGATTTTCTTTGCCCGAGATTATCGGCAACGTCCGAACCAATCCGCTCAGTTACATCATGGCATTGTTGGACGCGCTGTTTTGGGCGGCATACTGCACCCTGACCGCCAGAACCAAAGCGCAGGGCAATGCCGTCGGTTTTTTCTTCCTCCTCGTCTCCTGCATCCTGTGGGCAAAATATTTCGCAGGCGGCTACGGCAGCCTTCATTTCGATACCGGCGCCATACTTTATGCCGTTGCCGCCGCAGCCTGCATGGGCTTGGGCTATGCGGTTTGGAACATCGGCATTTCATGCGGCAATATGACCGTCTTGGCAGGCGCTTCCTATTTCATTCCCATTTTTTCTGCTCTCATTTCCTCCGTCCTGCTCAATGCGCCCCTGTCTGTACAGTTTTGGCAGGGCGCGATTATGGTCTGCATCGGCTCAGGTGTGTGCTGGCTTGCGACGCAGAACTTCAGTTTCAGACGAATTGAGTAGTTCTCGGTCCTTACATCAGGGTTTTTGAAAATACAACAAAAGGTCGTCTAAATATTTTCAGACGACCTTTTGTTGTATTTTCAGTTGTAATGATACGTTTGCTTAAGTTAAATACCATTTATCTGAAATAAATTGCTGGTTTATGAGAATATGGTATTTCCACAGGAATCAGAAATTGATAATGGATTGTATTTCAGCTGGTCTGATTAATCAGAAATCTGTTACAGGAAGAGTAAAAGTGGAATGTGGAAAAGATAGGGTATTGAAGAAGCTATCAGCTCTAATAGCAGTTTTGGGTTCATTCGCTTTGGCAGCTTGTTATCCATCTTCAGAAAATAAGGAAGAAGTAGAAATGGACAATCAGATACCCATAACAGGCTTTGAAAGAAATATTAAAATTGATTTGGATGGGACGTTGCTGAGCGTACCTTACGGTTATTTGGCAGGTTCGTCCCGAAATTCGGCAACAAGATGGATGTCGGATGAGGAAAAAATCTATAAGGGCGGTAGGTTTGATATTTACGTCCATGCCAAACGCAAAGGAGATTCTTGGATTTTAGAGCCTTTTAATCGGAAGAATAAAGATAAATTTGTTAAGGCATTGAAGGATGGTCTGCCGATGATAGACACTATTTCGATTCAGAAAAATTCTGAATGCCTTTTAGATCCTAAGTATCTTAAAAAAATGATTTTGAGGTACGGTTCAAAAGAAATAATTTCTTCTAAAGACTATAAAGCATATGAAAGATTTAATGAAGAACCATTCTATCATGAATTTAATTATATTAGGGATGATGAAAATCCAGTAAGAATACAAGTAAGGGATGATGGTAGAAAAAATGGAAAAAGACTTAATGAACCGCATTTTTCAATCGCAGTTGACTCATGCATAAATGGTTTGTCAGTAGATTATTATCCTAGTATCAGTGTACATGAATATGGAAATTTTTCTAAGCAGCCTTCTCAACAAGAGTTGATTGAATATCATCTAAAAATAGAGAAATTAATTAAAAGTTTTATCAAGTAATTTTATTTTAGGATCCTAACTTATGATTATTTTAAATGGATAACAACAGGCTGAATTAAAAGGAGAAGAACTGTGTGGAGATGTTCTATCCGAGTTTGCTATATAATCGCGCCATCTTTGATGAACAAACATCGTCTGAAAGAACGTCTTAATTTTCAGACGACCTAAAATAAAACCGACATACAAAGGAGCCGAACCATGTTTCACAGCATCAACGCCTATACCGGCGAAACCCTTTGCCGCCATCCTGCGCAGAGTTATGCAGAGTTTGCACAAGAATTGGCAGTGTTGAAGGTGCACCAGCAGGCGTTTGCGCGGTTGGGTGTAACCGGGCGGACTGCTTTGCTGCAAGCTTTTGCCGAGCGTTTGGCGCAAAACAAGGAGCGGCTTGCGGAAATGGTTTGCGAAGAAGTCGGACGCTGCCTGCATGAATGCCGTGCCGAACTGGATAAATCCGTCGAGCTCATCCGATATTACGTCCGCCTTGCCCCCGAGTTGCTGGCGCATAAGACCATTGCTACGCAGGCGAGCCTCAGTCAGGTGCGTTTTGAGCCGTTGGGCGTTGTGCTTGCCGTCATGCCGTGGAACTATCCTGTCTGGCAGGTTTTGCGTTTTGCCATTCCAGCCCTGTGCGCGGGAAACGCTTGTGCCGTCAAGCCTGCGCCCAGTGTTGCGCGGGTCAGCGCTGCGCTGTTGGAACTGGTTTCAGACGACCTTCCGTTGATTGGCGCATGGCTGGACAACGACGATACGTTGAAAGCCATTGAAGACACCGATGCGATGGCGTTTACCGGCTCGACGCGGACCGGCCGCCTGCTCGCCGCCCATGCGGGAATGCACCTCAAGAAAACCGTCCTCGAACTCGGCGGCAGCAACCCCTTCATTGTCATGCCCGATGCGGATCTCGAACGCGCCGCCGTCGAAGCTTGTTATTCGCGTTTCCGTGACGCGGGTCAGTCTTGCAACGCAGCCAAACGAATCGTCGTAACCGAAGCCGTTGCCGAGCGCTTCATCCCCCTGTTCCTTGCCGAATGCGCCAAATTGCAAACAGGCGATCCCAAAGACCCTGCGACCACACTCGCCCCGCTGCACCGCGAAGACTTGCGCGCAAACGTACACGCTCAGGTACAGGACGCAGTCGCACACGGTGCGCAGGTTCTGACGGGCGGTTTCATTCCCGAAGGAAAGGGCTGGTTTTACCCCGCCACCGTATTGGACAAAGTGAATCCTGACTGCCGCGTTTGGAATGAAGAGGTTTTCGGGCCGGTTGCCATGATTTTGCGGGCGAAGGACGAGGAACACGCCGTCGCCCTTGCCAACGATACGCCCTACGGATTGGGCGCCAGCATTTATACCGCCGATACCCGCCGCGCTTGGGCGTTTGCCGAAAAAATCCAAGCAGGCTCGGTGTTTATCAACCGCCACACCAGCAGCGACCTGCGCCTTCCCTTTGGCGGCGTCAAGGCTTCCGGTTACGGACGGGAATTGTCTGAATTCGGGTTGTATGAATTTGTGAACGTGAAAACGTATTGGCAGAAATAAGGATGGATTGAAAAAGGTCGTCTGAAAACGCCGGGATTGTCTATGTTGCGTTTTCAGACGACCTTTTTATCGTGTGCAGAGAGATAGCGGACTGACTTAACACTTATTACGCTATCGCTGCGCGTCAAGCATCCACTGTAAAGAACAAGGTTTCTTGTTTTAAAGCATTGCCGTCGGCATCGGTCAAATCGGCGTGTGCTGCGGAAAATTTGATAACCGCAAGACTCAGGCTGCCGATATCGGTCAGCGCGGTATTGATGATTTGTCCGGCTTCTTCGCCTCCGTTTTGAACGGTAACGCCTGCGGCTTCCAACGAATCGCCCCGCAAAACCGCCAGCCCGCGTTTGACTTGTCCGCGATATTGGGCGCGGGCGATGATTTCCTGTCCAGGATAGCAGCCTTTTTTGAAATGTACGCCGCCGATGATGTGTTGGTTGAGCATTTGGGCAACGGCAGTTTCTTTGGTTACCGTCGAAATCCAAGCGTAGCCGCTGCGGATTTCGTGCAGGTTCCAAGCGTTTTCGGCTGCCGCGTCATATTCGGGCAGAAGCCCGGCCTCGCCGATTTTCAGACGACCTGAATGGGGCAGGGTAATGGTGTATACCCCGTTGTCTGCTTGGGCAGGAAAGGATAGGGCAGGTTCGGCTGCGGGAGAGGGTGAGGCAGTTTCGTCCAGCTCGCCTGCAACGGCAAAATCGGGCAGCGGTTCAAAGATGACTTTGGCTCTCAGGACAAACATGCGCAACCGTTTGACAATGGCTTCGATCAAATCCTGCGCCATAATCAGCAGCAAGTCTTCTCCTCGGTTGAGGACGATCATGTTTGCCAGCACGCGCCCTTTCGGGGTGTTGTAAGTGGCATAACATGCGGTATTTTCGTTCAGATGGTTGATGTCGTTGGATAATTGGCCGTGAAGAAAGGAGGCTCTGTCCTCCCCGCTGACTCGGACGACACCAAAAAATGGCAGGCGGGTTTGCATGTGGAATCCTTTGTCGGGTAGCAATGGAATAGTTCGATATTATAAGAACAAACGCTTGATGAAAAAAGCCGTTGAGTATAGGAAAAGCATACAGAGGTCGTCTGAAAAGTTTTCAGACGACCCATTTTATTCTGATTAAAAGGAAAATCGGCTAAAATGACGGCGCTTTTTCTTTAGGGTAGAGAGTGATTTCAAGATGATTCAGTTATACGGCATTCCCAATTGCGATACGGTGAAAAAAGCCCGCAAATGGTTGGAAGAACATGGCGTTGATTTTCAATTTGTGGATTTTAAAAAGAGCCCGCCGCAAGTTGACACGATAAGCAAATGGTTGGAGCAGATACCGCTGGAGGTTTTATTGAACAAACGCAGTACGACGTGGCGCAAACTGGATGGGCAAGCCCAAGCTGCTGCGGCTACTGTCGATGGCGCGGTTCGATTGATGGCGGAACAGCCCAGCATCATCAAGCGTCCGGTTTTGGAAAAGGAAGGGCGGTTTTTCGTCGGCTTTTCCGAAGAAA
The DNA window shown above is from Neisseria sicca and carries:
- a CDS encoding RTX iron-regulated FrpC family protein, with product MDCISAGLINQKSVTGRVKVECGKDRVLKKLSALIAVLGSFALAACYPSSENKEEVEMDNQIPITGFERNIKIDLDGTLLSVPYGYLAGSSRNSATRWMSDEEKIYKGGRFDIYVHAKRKGDSWILEPFNRKNKDKFVKALKDGLPMIDTISIQKNSECLLDPKYLKKMILRYGSKEIISSKDYKAYERFNEEPFYHEFNYIRDDENPVRIQVRDDGRKNGKRLNEPHFSIAVDSCINGLSVDYYPSISVHEYGNFSKQPSQQELIEYHLKIEKLIKSFIK
- a CDS encoding aldehyde dehydrogenase family protein; this encodes MFHSINAYTGETLCRHPAQSYAEFAQELAVLKVHQQAFARLGVTGRTALLQAFAERLAQNKERLAEMVCEEVGRCLHECRAELDKSVELIRYYVRLAPELLAHKTIATQASLSQVRFEPLGVVLAVMPWNYPVWQVLRFAIPALCAGNACAVKPAPSVARVSAALLELVSDDLPLIGAWLDNDDTLKAIEDTDAMAFTGSTRTGRLLAAHAGMHLKKTVLELGGSNPFIVMPDADLERAAVEACYSRFRDAGQSCNAAKRIVVTEAVAERFIPLFLAECAKLQTGDPKDPATTLAPLHREDLRANVHAQVQDAVAHGAQVLTGGFIPEGKGWFYPATVLDKVNPDCRVWNEEVFGPVAMILRAKDEEHAVALANDTPYGLGASIYTADTRRAWAFAEKIQAGSVFINRHTSSDLRLPFGGVKASGYGRELSEFGLYEFVNVKTYWQK
- the ygfZ gene encoding CAF17-like 4Fe-4S cluster assembly/insertion protein YgfZ, which translates into the protein MQTRLPFFGVVRVSGEDRASFLHGQLSNDINHLNENTACYATYNTPKGRVLANMIVLNRGEDLLLIMAQDLIEAIVKRLRMFVLRAKVIFEPLPDFAVAGELDETASPSPAAEPALSFPAQADNGVYTITLPHSGRLKIGEAGLLPEYDAAAENAWNLHEIRSGYAWISTVTKETAVAQMLNQHIIGGVHFKKGCYPGQEIIARAQYRGQVKRGLAVLRGDSLEAAGVTVQNGGEEAGQIINTALTDIGSLSLAVIKFSAAHADLTDADGNALKQETLFFTVDA
- a CDS encoding ArsC family reductase — its product is MIQLYGIPNCDTVKKARKWLEEHGVDFQFVDFKKSPPQVDTISKWLEQIPLEVLLNKRSTTWRKLDGQAQAAAATVDGAVRLMAEQPSIIKRPVLEKEGRFFVGFSEENYQEIFSK